The following nucleotide sequence is from Pseudonocardia sp. C8.
CGACCTGCGGGAAACGTGGACCTAACGCTAAAGCATACGAACCACCACGACGTGCTGGTCGAAGGTCCAGAGATCCAGGTCACGCCCGTTGGCGCCCTCACCCGGCAGCTCGATGACCATCAAGTGCAGCAACTGATCAAGGGCTACGAGGCCGGCGCGACCGTCTACGAGCTGGGTGACCAGTTCGGTATCGAGCGTCGCACCGTCAGCGCGATCCTCCACCGCCACGGCGTAGCGATGCGTCGACGTGGCCTATCCGACGAGCAGATCGACGACGCGGTTCGGCTCTACCACCAAGGGTGGTCGCTGGCCCGGATCGGTGACCGCATGGGCGTCGCCGCCGGCACCGTGCGCCAACGGCTGCACGAGCACGGTGTCACGATGCGGGACACCCAGGGGCAGCCCGGGGCAGGTGCGGTCTGATGCGCGCCGAGCCAGCCACATCCCAGCCCGCCCCCGATCGATCACTTCGTCTGCAGTGCGCGTGCACGCTGTTGGTGGCCGTGGGGGCGGCCTACGTCTCCTATCGGCACGGCCGTGAGTTCGCCCTCCGGTTCGGTGCCGACGAAACTACCGCCACCCTCTGGCCTCTCATTGTCGACGGCCTCTTGACGATGGCAACGATCGAGCTGTGGAAGGCCGGTCACCGGTATCGCGCCAGCGGGCAGTGGAAGGCATGGTTGTCGTTCGCCCTCGGGATCGGGCTGTCGCTGTGCGCCAACATCGCCTCCGCGCCCGAGCTGAACGCTTTCTCCATCGCCGTGGCCGCCTGCCCCCCGCTGGCACTACTGCTGTCGGTGGAACTACTCAACCAAGCGCTCAAACGCCGCCGCGCGGAAACCTCAAGCGGCACCGATCACGAGCCCGACGAGAACGCATCACCAGAGCCGCACTCACCGGACACGGGTGAAAGCAGGTCGTCAGAGAACTCCGAGACGAGCGCCGAGATGCCAGCACTGCACACGATAGTGAACAACGTTCCTGGTCACAGCACCAAC
It contains:
- a CDS encoding helix-turn-helix domain containing protein — translated: MLVEGPEIQVTPVGALTRQLDDHQVQQLIKGYEAGATVYELGDQFGIERRTVSAILHRHGVAMRRRGLSDEQIDDAVRLYHQGWSLARIGDRMGVAAGTVRQRLHEHGVTMRDTQGQPGAGAV
- a CDS encoding DUF2637 domain-containing protein; amino-acid sequence: MRAEPATSQPAPDRSLRLQCACTLLVAVGAAYVSYRHGREFALRFGADETTATLWPLIVDGLLTMATIELWKAGHRYRASGQWKAWLSFALGIGLSLCANIASAPELNAFSIAVAACPPLALLLSVELLNQALKRRRAETSSGTDHEPDENASPEPHSPDTGESRSSENSETSAEMPALHTIVNNVPGHSTNSADADSEPPDGGDDDLLLEEAYRLDAEHWNLYQRPISADTLRRKLSIGSRRSRALTRHIRQHRRPGPALAAVE